One window of the Melospiza melodia melodia isolate bMelMel2 chromosome 15, bMelMel2.pri, whole genome shotgun sequence genome contains the following:
- the OAZ2 gene encoding LOW QUALITY PROTEIN: ornithine decarboxylase antizyme 2 (The sequence of the model RefSeq protein was modified relative to this genomic sequence to represent the inferred CDS: deleted 1 base in 1 codon): MINTQDSSILPLSNCPQLQCCRHIVPGPLWCSDAPHPLSKIPGGRGGGRDPSLSALIYKDEKITVSQDVPVHEGKPHIVHFQYKVTEVKTSSWDAVLSNQSLFVEIPDGLLADGSKEGLSALLEFAEEKMKVNYVFICFRKSREDRAPLLKTFSFLGFEIVRPGHPAVPARPDVMFMVYPLDQSSSSDEE, translated from the exons ATGATAAACACCCAGGACAG TAGTATTTTACCTTTGAGTAACTGTccccagctgcagtgctgcaggcacaTCGTTCCAGGGCCTCTGTGGTGCTCC GATGCCCCTCACCCACTGTCGAAGATCCCCGGTGGGCGAGGGGGTGGCAGGGATCCTTCTCTTTCAGCTCTGATTTATAAG gaTGAGAAGATCACTGTTAGCCAAGATGTCCCAGTGCATGAAGGGAAGCCTCACATTGTCCACTTCCAGTACAAGGTCACAGAGGTGAAGACCTCCTCCTGGGATGCAGTGCTCTCAAACCAGAGCCTCTTTGTGGAAATCCCTGATGGATTATTAGCTGATGGAAGCAAAGAAGG GTTGTCAGCACTGCTGGAATTTGCTGAAGAAAAAATGAAAGTCAACTATGTCTTCATCTGCTTCAGAAAAAGCAGAGAAGATCGAG CTCCACTCCTGAAGACGTTCAGCTTCTTGGGCTTTGAGATCGTGCGGCCCGGCCACCCCGCTGTCCCAGCCCGGCCCGACGTGATGTTCATGGTGTACCCCCTGGATCAGAGCTCTTCCTCCGACGAAGAATAG